A part of Phoenix dactylifera cultivar Barhee BC4 chromosome 2, palm_55x_up_171113_PBpolish2nd_filt_p, whole genome shotgun sequence genomic DNA contains:
- the LOC103706208 gene encoding F-box protein SKIP23-like, with protein MASVDARQSPWTNLPTDLMKLLIKKMTEPSDYIRFRCVCSAWRSAATRFGLPQHIPLLMLPYDAASEARHVFSLSTNKVHTVFVPELVNKIILTASHGWLVLLDVAAPDAALSLLNPVTRDRIQLPPTNDFYRLSDFVFSPDRNRFLSRRYGESRAKGLDKYSHVYPWQVVLSSNPFSIDGKCFVMIRDCYFNDRNAAVCKVGDDAWTVVESNLPEPPLSMACHNGHFYMIDMEGNVSVCKAEAPFESGRIHSLQMEPYGTFFFVAATRELLLFVQFEEETDDDRYEKGRFDVFKLRLRKPPASSWAKEVDGHALFRSEQLNQNLAVPAAEIPGCRVDCIYFSDPFDFSHERVENSIHEIDMLDVKTGNCEHLPCGWRKMPSRELLRSVWVQLSLF; from the coding sequence ATGGCATCGGTCGACGCGAGGCAATCCCCATGGACCAACCTTCCTACCGATCTCATGAAGCTCCTCATCAAGAAGATGACCGAGCCGTCCGACTACATCCGATTTCGCTGCGTATGCAGCGCATGGCGCTCCGCCGCTACCCGGTTCGGCCTCCCGCAGCACATCCCGCTTCTGATGCTGCCGTACGACGCGGCCAGCGAAGCCCGTCACGTCTTCAGCCTCTCCACCAACAAGGTGCACACCGTCTTCGTTCCCGAGCTCGTCAACAAGATAATCCTCACCGCCTCCCACGGCTGGCTGGTCCTGCTCGACGTCGCTGCCCCCGACGCAGCCCTGTCGCTGCTGAATCCCGTCACCAGGGATCGGATCCAGCTCCCTCCGACCAACGACTTCTACCGCCTGTCGGACTTCGTGTTCTCCCCGGACCGCAACAGGTTTCTTAGCAGAAGGTATGGAGAGTCCCGCGCGAAGGGTCTCGACAAGTACTCCCATGTTTACCCCTGGCAGGTTGTCTTGTCCTCGAACCCGTTCTCCATCGACGGCAAGTGCTTCGTCATGATCAGGGACTGCTACTTTAACGACCGCAATGCTGCTGTCTGCAAGGTGGGAGACGACGCCTGGACCGTGGTCGAGTCCAACTTACCCGAGCCGCCCCTCTCCATGGCATGCCACAATGGCCATTTCTATATGATCGACATGGAAGGGAATGTCTCGGTTTGCAAGGCCGAAGCTCCGTTCGAGTCCGGACGCATCCATTCGTTGCAGATGGAGCCCTACGGCACTTTCTTCTTCGTGGCAGCAACCAGGGAGCTGTTATTGTTCGTCCAATTTGAGGAGGAGACCGATGATGACAGATACGAGAAGGGGCGATTCGACGTGTTCAAGCTGAGGCTGAGGAAGCCGCCTGCGTCGTCCTGGGCGAAAGAGGTTGATGGCCATGCTCTGTTTAGGTCGGAGCAACTGAACCAGAATCTGGCCGTCCCCGCTGCGGAGATTCCTGGATGCAGAGtggattgcatttatttcagcgaTCCATTCGATTTTTCCCATGAACGAGTGGAAAACAGTATTCATGAAATCGATATGCTCGACGTAAAGACCGGCAATTGCGAACATTTACCATGCGGATGGAGGAAAATGCCCTCGAGAGAGTTGCTGCGATCTGTTTGGGTGCAGCTTAGTCTCTTCTGA